CAACTATCCGGTGCTGGTAGACAATAAAACTACCGATTACCTGCCGTCGGTAAATATCAACTACCGTCCCGTTCAGCAATTGGTGGTACGCGCGGCCTATGGAAAAACCGTGAACCGGCCCGAGTTCCGGGAGTTATCGCCCTATAGTGAACTGGACCAGTTGAACAACCAGACGGTGCGGGGTAACTATCTCTTAAAACCTGCTGCTGCCGCCAATTATGATGCCCGGGTAGAATGGTATCCTAAAAACAACGATAAGGCGGAAACATTCAGTGTAGGGCTTTTTTATAAAGAATTGACCAATCCCATTGAACGAATGATCACGCGTGATCTGTTTTTTGGCGGCCCGGCCAGCATCAGTTTTGGAAATGCAGATAAAGCAACCGTAAAAGGACTGGAGATAGACGTTCGCAAAAACTTCGGATTTATTCCGCTGCAGTTTTTTAAGAATCTTTCCTTTATAGGTAACCTTACACTGATCAAAAGTGAAGTGAGTAAACACCTCGATACATCAGTACTCAAGAATCCTGATCCTGCAGTAAACCCGCATTATACCCGCCAGTTACAAGGCCAGGCACCTTATACTATCAACCTCGGTTTATACTACGACAATGCCGGTACCGGCACCAAACTGGCACTTTCCTGGAACAGCATAGGACCCCGTATTTATGCTGCGGCCAATGGCGCTCCGTTCAGCGTGAAATACCAGGGCGTGGTACCAATAGTAGTACAGGGCAACCAGGGAAGCCTTATTGAACTCCAACGCCAGACTTTAGACCTGGCGGTGACCCAACGCATCATTAAAAGCCTGCAGATGAAATTCAGCGCACAGAATATCCTCAATCAGTCACTCCGGATCGCAGAAGACGAAAACTTTACCTACAAGTATGAAAAGGCATTCATTAAACGAACGGGCGATAGCTATCAAAGTGATACCAACGGCGATATGATCAGCAGTGAATACAAACCTGGCAGCCATTTTATTTTATCGGCCACCTATTCGTTTTAAAATTTAATTCCATCTACATGAAGTATAAATTAATAAATCAGTTGACGGCATTATTGTTTGGCAGTTGCCTTTTGGGCTCCTGCTATAAGGCCGATAATTTTAAAAACGAGCTGGATGCACTGCCACAGGTAAGTTATCAGACCGGATACAGCTATCGCGCCAGCTATACGGTGGGAGATACCATGACTATTACCGGCAGACTGCAACCCAACAATGGGCTTAAAATACAAATAGGTAACGAAGACGCCGTGATCGTAGCTGCGGATAGCCTTCATTTCAGACCTTTTGTTGGCGACACAGTTACCATCCCTATGGATTGGGTGAAGGTACTGATAACTGATGGCATGGGTGCTGGTGCAGGTATACCGGTAACCATAACGTCTGGCGGACATACGGTTAATGCCGCCACCATCAATATCTATGGCCGTTACGGTGAGGGCAGTTTTAAGGAAAAACTGGCGCTGACTGCACATGCGGAACTGACCAGTCCTTATAATGTCTTTCTGAATTGTATCAATGGGAAAGGTGATCTGTATTTTTATGAAGTTACCACTGGCAACCTGCAGCATATTAAAAAAGATGGTACTGCCGAAACCTTACTGACAAAGACGCAGCTTACCGGTGGCCGGTACAGTATCAAAACGTTTACAGCCGGTGGTGTTAACCCGCAGGGAACAAAAGCCTGGATATCCGTACAGACAGATACTACCTACGCCTTTGTGGAGGCCGATTTGACAGCTAAGACCATCAAAGTGCTAAACCAAACTACAACTTACACGGCACCTTATATAGGTGAAATCGGACAGGTGAACCTGAAGGTGAAGGCCGTATATGCAGATAGTAAAGGGAACGTTTTCGTGGTTACACCCGGAATACAGTGGGGGCAGGAAACGGATTATGCTGCTGTTGCAAAATATAACAGTGCAGATGGAACACTCAGTTACCAGTTCCGGACGGGAATGTCGCCACAGGGTTTACCGGGAGTAGATATGAGTGACCCTGATAATCCCTATACGCTGGCACTACCCCTGATACTGCCCGAAGAATCGATTATGTATCTGCCGGGTTATAATAAGTTAACAGTGTACGATCTGCAAAGCAGGGTAATGATCAAAACGGTGAAAATACAGGGAGAGAGCTGGGGTGTATTGCCAAACAGTTATACCGGCGCCTTTAGCGGTATTAGAATAAACTTCAACAGTTATCTGGGAAACAATAGCGCCCCGGAAACCGGTTTTGGTTTTTTGCCCAGGCCTGATCAGAAAATGATCTTCCTGTTGTATCAATATCTGGATGGAAATTCTCTGGGGATGGAAAAAGGAAATGTGGCTCCATTGGTTGGAGGTCCTAAATGGATGACCTTTGATTTTGCCGAAAACCGCACTTATCAATACGCTCCACAGGCAGATTTATCAGGCTTTGCCTTTGAACCCTTTGATGCGCCGGGTAAGCCGAGAAGCATATTCACAGATCAGTTACTGAATTATGATGAGGAAGGGCATTTGTATGCCACCGCCAACGGACGTAAAAGAATCGTAAAAACCACCTTAAAATAAGATAATGAGAACGTGTTTATATGAGCTTGTTTTATGCGGTATGCTTACCTGCATATCCGCCTGCAATAAGGATATACAGCCGGTAGTACCGGAAAATGGGGACATCAGTAAAATAAATTTCTATTCCGTTTCCGATGTGTTAGCGCAATACAATATGGGAGGCATCGGGTTATTTGTAGATTTACCCGTAAGTAAAAGAAGCGGATTGATGCCCTTTTTTGACTTAAGTTCCATGCCGCAGAAATTGGAATATCCCACGGTATACAGTTCGGTTCCCAGTATCGTATATACCAGTTATCGCGATGGTATGCATCAATTCCGGTTTAATTACATGGTGCCCGATACTACTACCACTGTGCAGGGGATCCTGCCCAACAGGATGCTGATAGATACTTCTTTGTCATTTGATCGTAGTCCTGAAACACTGCTCTATCTCGCGGATAAGCCGCTGGCAGGCGAGAACCAGGAGCCGGCTTTTCAACTGCTTAAAGTACCGTTAAACGGATCTGTCCAAACGGATACTAATACTGTTGCACTCTATATCCTGCACCAGGCTGCAGATATAGGCCCGTTGCGCTGCAACAGGGTGCTCCCCGACGGAAGCCTGAGTGCAGAGAAGGTGCCTCAAAACCTTGCATACGGACAATCTACAGCCGTCATATTGCTCAGCACCAAAGAGGCATCCAATGGGCTTTTCGGCCTGCGCTTCTACGATGCGGCTACCGGGCAGGAACTGGTGAATACTGCTACACCGGCCAATGGCGGCCATGGTTATATACTGGCCATACAGGGCTTTAAAGGCGATCATCAGTTTAAGATACCGGTGAGCCTGAACCAGGATAAAACTATCAGCTACAGTACCAAAACGGTGACGGCTAACCTGCGCAGCAGTTTAAGGCAGTTATGGTAATAAAACATCATCCGGTAAATAAATGCCCAAATTAAATTGAAATAAATGAGCTACATAAAATATAGCAGACATGTGCCGGTGCTGGCCATCCTATTTGTGCTGTTAGCCACAGCCTGTAAGAAAACAGACACACCAAATCTTAACCCGGCTGTTTTTGGTACCAGGACGGTCAGTATAACGGAGTTAAAAACGTTGAGTACAGCGGCTGAGGTTCGTGTGCCGGATGGAGCCAACGGGAAACAAATAACAGGAGTAGTGGTTTCCGACCAGGAAGGAAAAAATACCGATCCTAAAACGATCATCCTGCAAAGTGATGGTAAGGACACCGCCGCGATCATAGTACAATTAGATTCGATCGCTCCCTTTAGTACTGGTGACTGGCTGGTGATCAATGCATCGGGACAGAAGCTGCTCAAAGTGAACGGAGAGATTGTTTTAAAAGATGTTCCGCTTTCCCGCATTCAGCATATCGGTAAAGGCATCATTAAAATAATATCTGTTCCCGTGGCGGAAGCACTCAAAAACGCGGACAGGTGGAACGGTGCTCTCGTACGGTTTTACGATGGAAACTTAGCCGGCGGCGGAGGTAAATATAACGGCACCCTGAGCTTTAAGGAAGTAGATAGCAGCGCCGGTATACAGGCAAAAATTTTACCCGGTGCAGTGTTTGAAAATTCTGCCTATCCGGCCGGCATCAGCACGTTCACCGGCATTTTAAGAACTGCCGGCACCAACCCTTATATACAAATCAGAAATGCGGCTGATGTAAACAGTTCGGCAGTTACCCGCGTGGTAACGGATGACATGAATATCATTGGAATGAATAATCAATCTCCTTATTGGACAAACCCAAATATTATCTCCGGTAACGCAACGCTTGAAACAAAACTGTCCAGGTACGCCGTGGGGGATATGGTGGGTAATTTGCCCGCCTTCGCATCGGACGCCGGTTTTCTGCCCTCCAAAAACAGCTATCTCTATCTTTTAATTAAGCAGCCGGCCAATGTCTGGGATTTTAAAAGTTCATTGGACGTAGTGGCGCAGCCTGGCATCAAGGAAATCCGGATTACCTTCGCAGGCAGCCAGGTAGATGGCATTATTGCCAAAACCAATAATAATTCGGACGTTATTAAGGCAAATCCATTTAACCCGGCAACCGATAATTTTAAACTGGCTTTGCGTTATACCATTGGCAGTTATATAGGCGATACCGTGTCTGCTACCTATACCGAAGCCGGCAAACAGTATACTGCTGTATTCCGCGTGCCGGCAAGGCGGGAGCTGTTCGAAGTGGTATCGGCATCGAATGATATTCTTTATAAATCCTGGGTGGACGAGTTTCTTCAGGAACCCAAATTTACCATCATTAATTATTCTGAACGGGGTGATCCCAATCCGGATCCATGGGCATTGCCACCGGCGGCCCCAGTGATCATTACCAAAATAGAATATGGTTATTAAGGTAATCCGAAGGTGCTGCGGCACTGACAACTAACACCAATATGCGAACCAGAGGGCTAGCCAAAAAGTATAAGAATGCTTTTGGACTGGCCTTCTTTTTTATGAGATTAATTTTCTGTTTGTCTTTAGTCTTGTATTTCACATCAATAGAATAGAACCTGGTATGGTGGCAGCATTCACTGTTTTATGTATATTCCCTGGGGAAAGTTATTTGAGTAATTCCGTAACCTCATGATAGACCCTGGCACGTTTCTTCACCTGCCTGTCTAATTCCTCAAAGGAAATCTCCCTGTCATTCCAGTAAGCACGATTTTTGTCCCGGGCTAGTTGTAGCGGTTGTCCGATATTGAAAGGAATATCAACGATTTCAAAAGTTGCGGAATCGGCTTCTTTAATCCATCTGTTAAAATAGAAAATCTTGTTTTTATCTTTTGAATAGTAATAGTGCTTTTTCAGCTTAATCCACGTTGCAGGATCGGCGCCCGGAATAACAGCAAATCCACAAAAGACCTGTTTTTCATCATATCCAAAATAGCTGTCATTAAAAGATACAAATGTCTCCGGGTTGGCTTTTTTTACAATTTTGGTCTTACCCTGGAAATCAAAATAGTATACGTTGCTTTTATCCTTACCGAATCCATAAGGCGCAAAGCTTTCGTGAAGAAAGGTCTTACTGCCGGCATGCTTTACGGCGTTACCAAACGAATGTTCTCCTTCGTCGCATACCACAAAGGTTTCCGCATCTGCATCTTTTATTTTGCCCGCTAAAGTCCACACACTTTCTTTGTCTTTTGCAAAGGTCAGGTTTAACGCATCAAATGTATGTGGGTCGGCCCCCCTGAGCTTTGTCGGGCAGGAGTAGCAGTTTTTTACGTCTTTTGCCCAGACGCCGCGAAAATGAACAAAGCTGTCGACAGCTGCTCCTTTTATTTGGGTATTCCGATAAAATACATTTTTACCATCAGTCCAATAGAACGTTTTATCGTCTAGTTCATCAAAGGCCTCAGCGAGGTGAATCATAGTGATGCTGTTATCGCCCATATGTACTTTTACTTTTTCAAAACTCCTTTAATACTACGGAATTGTACGGTGTTATTTTTCTGCTTCTAACTGTAGATGCACTATTGGCAGAATTTCCTGCTCAAAGAAGATTTCCTTTTGCTTATTGGTCAGAAAAGGACTGATCTGGTAGGCCTTCCCGTATGGATTATTTTTATTACTAATGGCGAGGAACAGTCTTCCGTTAATCGAATTGCGAACCAGTTCCGTTTCCTGCTTATTC
The genomic region above belongs to Chitinophaga sp. 180180018-3 and contains:
- a CDS encoding DKNYY domain-containing protein, producing the protein MIHLAEAFDELDDKTFYWTDGKNVFYRNTQIKGAAVDSFVHFRGVWAKDVKNCYSCPTKLRGADPHTFDALNLTFAKDKESVWTLAGKIKDADAETFVVCDEGEHSFGNAVKHAGSKTFLHESFAPYGFGKDKSNVYYFDFQGKTKIVKKANPETFVSFNDSYFGYDEKQVFCGFAVIPGADPATWIKLKKHYYYSKDKNKIFYFNRWIKEADSATFEIVDIPFNIGQPLQLARDKNRAYWNDREISFEELDRQVKKRARVYHEVTELLK
- a CDS encoding DUF5689 domain-containing protein, whose protein sequence is MSYIKYSRHVPVLAILFVLLATACKKTDTPNLNPAVFGTRTVSITELKTLSTAAEVRVPDGANGKQITGVVVSDQEGKNTDPKTIILQSDGKDTAAIIVQLDSIAPFSTGDWLVINASGQKLLKVNGEIVLKDVPLSRIQHIGKGIIKIISVPVAEALKNADRWNGALVRFYDGNLAGGGGKYNGTLSFKEVDSSAGIQAKILPGAVFENSAYPAGISTFTGILRTAGTNPYIQIRNAADVNSSAVTRVVTDDMNIIGMNNQSPYWTNPNIISGNATLETKLSRYAVGDMVGNLPAFASDAGFLPSKNSYLYLLIKQPANVWDFKSSLDVVAQPGIKEIRITFAGSQVDGIIAKTNNNSDVIKANPFNPATDNFKLALRYTIGSYIGDTVSATYTEAGKQYTAVFRVPARRELFEVVSASNDILYKSWVDEFLQEPKFTIINYSERGDPNPDPWALPPAAPVIITKIEYGY